The Microbacterium horticulturae genome has a window encoding:
- a CDS encoding LacI family DNA-binding transcriptional regulator: MVTMNEVAKRAGVSMSTVSHVLNGTRHVNPNTRVRVEQAISELGYRQDPAARMLAGGRSGTIGLVISGLTNPYFGPLLHTIEQEVSDAGYVLVLGDSHDEHFMEQQTIDSLVSRRVDGLIVAPSAGFTGESAQRIAETGTPLVLIDRALPVECDKVTPENREAVRTLTEHLIEHGHRRIAVVTGLRGIDSTEERRQGYIDALAAHDLPIDPALMLDGQSDRLVAQSAVADLLRGSDRPTALLPLNNAMTIGAMRAMRDAKLGIPDDIALCAYDDFEWSDLFRPGLTAMGQDVARMGTEAVALLLRRIGGDSSEFEHHVISPAFHRRDSCGCPSGD, from the coding sequence ATGGTGACGATGAACGAGGTGGCGAAGCGCGCCGGCGTGTCGATGAGCACGGTCTCGCACGTGCTCAATGGAACGCGACACGTGAACCCGAACACGCGCGTTCGGGTCGAGCAGGCGATCTCCGAACTCGGCTACCGACAGGACCCCGCAGCCCGCATGCTGGCCGGCGGCCGGTCCGGCACCATCGGGCTCGTCATCTCGGGCCTCACCAATCCGTATTTCGGCCCGCTGCTGCACACGATCGAGCAAGAGGTGTCGGACGCGGGGTACGTTCTCGTCCTCGGCGACAGCCATGACGAGCACTTCATGGAGCAGCAGACCATCGATTCACTCGTCAGCCGACGCGTCGACGGCCTGATCGTCGCTCCCTCGGCCGGATTCACCGGTGAGTCCGCGCAGCGGATCGCCGAGACCGGAACGCCGCTCGTGCTGATCGACCGGGCGCTGCCGGTCGAGTGCGACAAGGTCACGCCGGAGAACCGGGAGGCCGTGCGCACCTTGACCGAGCATCTGATCGAGCACGGGCACCGACGTATCGCCGTCGTGACCGGCCTTCGCGGCATCGACTCCACCGAGGAGCGACGCCAGGGATATATCGATGCCCTCGCGGCGCATGACCTGCCGATCGATCCGGCTCTGATGCTCGACGGGCAGTCCGACCGCCTGGTGGCGCAGAGTGCCGTCGCCGACCTTCTGCGCGGGAGTGATCGCCCCACGGCCCTCCTCCCCCTGAACAACGCCATGACCATCGGAGCCATGCGGGCCATGCGCGATGCGAAGCTCGGCATCCCCGACGACATCGCCCTGTGCGCCTACGACGACTTCGAGTGGAGCGACCTCTTCCGCCCGGGGCTGACGGCCATGGGTCAGGATGTCGCGCGCATGGGCACCGAAGCGGTTGCGCTTCTGCTCCGGCGGATCGGTGGCGACTCGTCGGAGTTCGAGCACCACGTCATCTCCCCCGCGTTCCACCGCCGTGACTCATGTGGTTGCCCCAGCGGCGACTGA
- the fbaA gene encoding class II fructose-bisphosphate aldolase has product MPIATPDTYLAMLDNAKSKGFALPAINVTSSQTLNAALQGFAEAESDGIIQVSLGTALYLSGARVQDRAVGSKALAHYAHEVAARYGVTVALHTDHCPKEHLDDWVRPLLADSIERRSRGLNPLYQSHMWDGSAVPLAENLDIAEGLLEQSARAGTILEVEIGVVGGEEDGISHDINNDLYSTVDDARATVAALGAGERGRYLTALTFGNVHGVYNPSSVHLRPELLGEIQTAIGAEVGRDKPFDLVFHGGSGSSATDIATAVSMGVVKMNIDTDTQYAFTRSIAGHMFSGWNKVLKVDGGYGDKKAYDPRSWGKPAEASMAERVVEAAQQLGSAGHSLA; this is encoded by the coding sequence ATGCCCATCGCCACGCCCGACACGTACCTCGCCATGCTCGACAATGCGAAGAGCAAGGGCTTCGCGCTACCGGCGATCAACGTCACGAGTTCGCAGACGCTGAACGCCGCCCTGCAGGGTTTCGCCGAAGCGGAGAGCGACGGCATCATCCAGGTGTCGCTGGGCACCGCCCTCTACCTCTCCGGCGCCCGTGTCCAGGACCGGGCCGTCGGGTCGAAGGCCCTCGCGCACTATGCGCACGAAGTGGCGGCCCGTTATGGCGTGACCGTTGCGCTGCACACCGACCACTGTCCGAAGGAGCACCTGGATGACTGGGTCCGTCCCCTCCTCGCCGACTCCATCGAACGCCGCAGCCGCGGGCTCAATCCGCTCTACCAATCGCACATGTGGGACGGATCGGCCGTGCCGCTGGCGGAGAACCTCGACATCGCCGAAGGCCTCCTCGAGCAGAGCGCGCGGGCCGGCACGATCCTCGAGGTGGAGATCGGCGTCGTCGGCGGCGAGGAGGACGGCATCTCGCACGACATCAACAACGATCTCTATTCCACCGTCGACGACGCCCGTGCGACCGTCGCCGCGCTGGGTGCCGGTGAGCGGGGCCGCTATCTGACTGCGCTGACATTCGGCAACGTGCACGGCGTCTACAACCCGTCGTCGGTGCACCTGCGCCCCGAGCTCCTCGGCGAGATCCAGACGGCGATTGGCGCCGAGGTCGGTCGCGACAAGCCGTTCGACCTCGTGTTCCACGGCGGCTCCGGCTCATCGGCCACCGACATCGCGACCGCCGTGTCGATGGGAGTCGTCAAGATGAACATCGACACCGACACGCAGTATGCCTTCACACGGTCGATCGCCGGCCACATGTTCTCCGGTTGGAACAAGGTGCTGAAGGTCGACGGCGGGTACGGCGACAAGAAGGCCTACGACCCCCGCAGTTGGGGCAAGCCGGCGGAGGCGTCTATGGCCGAGCGCGTCGTTGAGGCCGCCCAGCAGCTGGGATCGGCAGGCCACTCCCTGGCGTGA
- a CDS encoding CPBP family intramembrane glutamic endopeptidase yields the protein MPAAPRTPRPRAALVLGIGGYLVGALALLLYAGYGNSLAHLADWQRTLADMGVLVPLVAAVVIAWATKVVIRVRPAVTFVEVIAALALGFGARAIVEVVAPTTGSLGGPFGEGPSGALIAVSLLALVVVSPVVEELFFRGLVQRGLEAALAPRGVDGAARSVTRGIHAGIAALSITVTTAAFIGLHTFTYPAGTVTVGQIVAPLAVGVVCGILTTVTGRVGGAIIAHVAFNAVGFALLLMAG from the coding sequence TTGCCGGCAGCTCCCCGTACGCCCCGACCGCGCGCCGCGCTCGTGCTTGGCATCGGCGGCTACCTTGTCGGCGCGCTCGCGCTGCTTCTCTATGCGGGCTACGGCAACAGCCTCGCTCATCTTGCCGACTGGCAGCGCACCCTCGCCGACATGGGGGTGCTTGTGCCGCTCGTGGCAGCGGTAGTCATCGCCTGGGCGACGAAGGTCGTCATCCGTGTACGACCGGCGGTCACGTTCGTCGAGGTGATCGCGGCTCTGGCACTGGGGTTCGGTGCGCGCGCGATCGTCGAGGTGGTGGCGCCGACGACCGGCAGCCTCGGTGGGCCGTTCGGCGAGGGACCGAGCGGTGCGCTGATCGCCGTGTCGCTGCTCGCGCTCGTCGTCGTCTCGCCGGTCGTGGAAGAGCTGTTCTTTCGCGGGCTCGTCCAGCGCGGCCTCGAGGCCGCTTTGGCCCCGCGCGGCGTCGACGGTGCCGCGCGCAGCGTGACCCGCGGCATCCACGCTGGTATTGCCGCGCTCTCCATCACCGTAACCACGGCGGCCTTCATCGGGCTGCACACCTTCACGTACCCGGCCGGAACGGTGACGGTCGGGCAGATCGTCGCGCCACTCGCGGTGGGCGTCGTCTGCGGCATCCTGACCACCGTCACGGGGCGTGTCGGGGGAGCGATCATCGCCCATGTGGCTTTCAATGCGGTCGGCTTCGCGCTGCTGCTCATGGCAGGTTGA
- a CDS encoding ABC transporter permease — protein MTTPTMAIKKTPKSTSTVQRARSRVLRSPLFGSTTALILAVIIFTVISPRFIAPGNISLILQQSVVIGILAVAQTLIILTAGIDLSIGAIAVMGTIVMAQVAGAHGPIVAMALTLVVCVVLGTLNGVLVTLLRLPPFIVTLGTFTAIAAATRLLAGSETFQVDGALMTFLGNTVSIGSFRTTYGVIAMFVVYIVCGFALTQTAWGRHVYAVGGNPAAATLSGVKTNRTILSVYVISGIIAMIAAWAALGRIPNADPNAYQNANLETITAVVIGGTSLFGGRGGVLGTLIGTLIVGVLRNGLTLAGVDSLYQNIATGVLVIVAVAVDQFLRGRTSR, from the coding sequence ATGACGACTCCCACCATGGCGATCAAGAAGACGCCGAAATCTACGTCGACTGTGCAGCGGGCGCGATCGAGAGTCCTGCGCTCGCCGCTGTTCGGCTCCACCACGGCGCTGATACTCGCGGTGATCATCTTCACGGTCATCTCCCCGCGGTTCATCGCGCCGGGAAACATCTCGCTCATCCTGCAACAATCCGTCGTGATCGGCATTCTGGCCGTCGCGCAGACGCTGATCATCCTGACGGCAGGCATCGACCTGTCGATCGGCGCCATCGCTGTCATGGGCACGATCGTCATGGCGCAGGTCGCCGGAGCGCACGGGCCGATCGTGGCGATGGCCCTCACGCTCGTGGTGTGCGTCGTGCTCGGCACGCTCAACGGCGTCTTGGTCACCTTGCTGCGGCTGCCGCCGTTCATCGTGACACTCGGCACGTTCACCGCGATCGCCGCGGCGACACGCCTGCTGGCCGGCTCCGAGACGTTCCAGGTCGACGGAGCGCTGATGACGTTCCTGGGCAACACCGTCTCGATCGGATCGTTCCGGACGACGTACGGCGTGATCGCCATGTTCGTCGTGTACATCGTCTGCGGTTTTGCTCTCACGCAGACCGCATGGGGACGCCACGTCTATGCGGTCGGCGGCAACCCCGCGGCCGCGACGCTCTCCGGCGTCAAGACGAATCGCACGATTCTGTCGGTCTACGTCATCTCGGGGATCATCGCGATGATCGCCGCCTGGGCCGCGCTCGGACGCATTCCCAACGCTGACCCTAATGCCTATCAGAACGCGAACCTCGAGACCATCACCGCGGTGGTGATCGGTGGAACGAGCCTCTTCGGCGGCCGGGGCGGTGTCCTGGGCACCTTGATCGGCACGTTGATCGTCGGCGTGCTGCGCAACGGACTGACTCTCGCCGGCGTCGACAGCTTGTATCAGAACATCGCCACGGGCGTCTTGGTCATCGTCGCGGTCGCGGTCGACCAGTTCCTCCGCGGCCGGACATCGCGGTAG
- the glmM gene encoding phosphoglucosamine mutase, with protein MALFGTDGVRGLANGPLTADLALTLAQATAVVLGQGRTAEARRASGKRLTAVVARDPRVSGEFLAAAVAAGLAASGVDVLDAGVIPTPAAAYLVGSIDADFGVMVSASHNPAPDNGIKIFASGGVKLPDVVEQRIEAAMSRPKLQPTGADVGRIRRFADAEDRYALHLLSTLPHRLDGIHVVLDCANGAAAGVSPETFRDAGAQVTVIGADPDGININDGVGSTHIDKLAVEVLRLGADIGIAHDGDADRCLAVDAAGNIVDGDQIMAILAVAMKERGELVDDTLVATVMSNLGLHRAMSAHGIRVEQTAVGDRYVLERMNEGGFSLGGEQSGHVIMSKHATTGDGLLTGLHLLARMAETGKSLGELASVMTVYPQVLINVKDVDRTQVGHPVVAAAVLEAEGSLGSSGRVLLRASGTEQLVRVMVEAADADVASQIAGRLADVVREHLALPA; from the coding sequence ATGGCTCTCTTCGGCACGGATGGCGTGCGGGGGCTGGCCAACGGCCCCCTCACCGCCGATCTCGCGCTCACCCTGGCCCAGGCGACTGCCGTCGTCCTGGGCCAGGGCCGTACTGCCGAGGCGCGACGCGCGTCAGGCAAGCGCCTCACCGCGGTCGTCGCGCGCGACCCGCGCGTCTCGGGCGAGTTTCTGGCCGCCGCGGTCGCGGCCGGGCTCGCGGCATCGGGCGTCGACGTTCTCGACGCGGGTGTGATCCCGACCCCGGCAGCGGCATACCTCGTGGGCTCCATCGACGCCGACTTCGGCGTGATGGTCTCGGCCTCGCACAACCCTGCCCCCGACAACGGCATCAAGATCTTCGCGAGCGGGGGAGTGAAGCTGCCCGACGTGGTCGAGCAGCGCATCGAGGCCGCCATGTCGCGCCCCAAGCTGCAGCCCACGGGCGCCGACGTCGGGCGCATCCGCCGTTTTGCGGATGCCGAAGACCGGTACGCCCTGCATCTTCTGTCGACGCTGCCGCACCGGCTTGACGGCATCCACGTCGTCCTCGACTGCGCGAACGGCGCCGCCGCCGGCGTCTCGCCCGAGACGTTCCGCGACGCCGGAGCACAGGTGACCGTGATCGGGGCCGACCCCGACGGCATCAACATCAACGACGGCGTGGGCTCGACGCACATCGACAAGCTGGCCGTCGAGGTCCTCCGCCTAGGTGCCGACATCGGCATCGCCCACGACGGCGACGCCGACCGGTGTCTGGCAGTGGATGCTGCGGGCAACATCGTCGACGGCGACCAGATCATGGCGATCCTCGCGGTGGCGATGAAGGAGCGCGGCGAGCTCGTCGACGACACGCTCGTGGCCACCGTGATGAGCAACCTCGGCCTGCACCGGGCCATGAGCGCCCACGGCATCCGTGTCGAGCAGACCGCGGTCGGCGACCGCTATGTGCTCGAGCGCATGAACGAGGGCGGCTTCTCCCTGGGCGGCGAGCAGTCGGGCCACGTCATCATGAGCAAGCACGCCACCACCGGCGACGGCCTGCTGACGGGTCTGCACCTTCTGGCTCGCATGGCCGAGACCGGAAAGTCGCTGGGCGAGCTCGCATCGGTCATGACGGTGTACCCGCAGGTGCTGATCAACGTGAAGGACGTCGATCGCACTCAGGTCGGTCACCCGGTCGTGGCAGCCGCCGTGCTCGAGGCCGAGGGGTCGCTGGGCTCGTCGGGTCGTGTGCTGCTGCGCGCGTCGGGCACCGAGCAGCTCGTGCGCGTGATGGTCGAAGCGGCCGATGCCGATGTGGCCTCGCAGATCGCCGGGCGCCTCGCGGACGTCGTGCGCGAGCACCTCGCGCTGCCGGCGTGA
- a CDS encoding substrate-binding domain-containing protein: MNRRLSQRLLVAAAAFASTAVLFGATGCSADNAGGGGGGGSSDQVTIGLITKTDSNPYFVNMREAAQKAADAKGAKLVALAGAFDGDNEGQVSAIENLVSQGVDGILITPNSSSGILSAIKDARDQGVLVIALDTATDPADAVDATFATDNFAAGVAQGTWVKSSLDGKTPKVLLLDGTPGGTVDTLRHQGFIKGMGLTEDSPEILGKADTHGDQTKAQTAMENLLERAPDANAVYTINEPAAAGGFAAIKAAGKADQIVIGSIDGSCTGVENVKKGIIGATVMQFPGKMATSGVDAIVAYAKDGTKPKSGFNDTGSELITDHPVDGLESKDTAWGAENCWG, translated from the coding sequence ATGAATCGCAGACTCTCACAACGGCTGCTGGTGGCCGCGGCGGCTTTCGCATCGACGGCGGTGCTGTTCGGCGCCACCGGATGCAGCGCGGACAACGCCGGCGGCGGTGGTGGTGGTGGCTCGTCGGACCAGGTCACCATCGGGCTGATCACGAAGACGGACTCGAACCCATACTTCGTCAACATGCGCGAGGCGGCGCAGAAGGCCGCCGATGCGAAGGGGGCCAAGCTGGTCGCGCTCGCCGGCGCGTTCGACGGTGACAACGAAGGACAGGTATCGGCGATCGAGAACCTCGTGAGTCAGGGTGTCGACGGCATCCTGATCACGCCGAACTCGTCGTCCGGCATCCTTTCGGCTATCAAGGACGCGCGAGATCAGGGGGTCCTGGTGATCGCGCTGGACACGGCGACGGACCCCGCTGATGCCGTCGACGCGACGTTCGCCACGGACAACTTCGCCGCCGGTGTGGCACAGGGGACCTGGGTGAAGAGCTCGCTGGACGGTAAGACGCCCAAGGTGCTGCTGCTTGATGGGACGCCGGGCGGCACCGTCGACACGTTGCGCCATCAAGGTTTCATCAAGGGCATGGGGCTCACGGAGGACTCGCCGGAGATTCTGGGCAAGGCTGACACGCACGGCGACCAGACCAAGGCGCAGACGGCGATGGAGAACCTCCTAGAGCGCGCACCCGACGCCAATGCCGTGTACACGATCAACGAGCCCGCGGCGGCGGGCGGCTTCGCCGCGATCAAGGCCGCAGGAAAGGCCGACCAGATCGTGATCGGGTCGATCGACGGGTCGTGCACGGGCGTCGAGAACGTAAAGAAGGGCATCATCGGCGCCACCGTGATGCAGTTCCCCGGCAAGATGGCGACCAGCGGCGTGGACGCGATTGTCGCCTACGCGAAGGACGGCACGAAGCCGAAGAGTGGATTCAATGACACGGGATCCGAGCTCATCACCGATCACCCCGTCGACGGGCTGGAGTCGAAAGACACCGCCTGGGGCGCCGAGAACTGCTGGGGCTGA
- a CDS encoding PfkB family carbohydrate kinase, with protein sequence MPEKRAHGLFVGLATLDIVSRVDRIPAANEKLTAESQFVAAGGPAANAAVTFAALGGTATLVTALGSSTVAQAIVADLRACGVRVVDVAPDLGAASVSSVLVTRSTGDRAVVGGDARGVLVSAPASEAVSELVEESDVLLLDGHHAAMAAAFAAAAQAAVVPVVVDAGRWKPAFADLLPHATEVVASADFRMPGHESGAAVAEHLVAEGVPVVVRTAGAGPVRWRTATGSGEVMTPAVAAVDTLGAGDVFHGAYAYAVANGVEDVASRVSYASEVASVRCTMIGPRSWLGAIATISLSQGDA encoded by the coding sequence GTGCCTGAGAAACGCGCGCACGGGCTGTTCGTCGGGCTTGCCACGCTCGACATCGTCAGTCGGGTGGACCGGATCCCGGCGGCCAACGAGAAGCTCACGGCCGAGTCGCAGTTCGTGGCAGCTGGGGGACCAGCCGCCAACGCCGCCGTGACATTCGCGGCGCTGGGCGGCACGGCGACATTGGTCACCGCGCTGGGGTCGTCCACGGTCGCGCAGGCGATCGTCGCCGACCTTCGCGCGTGCGGGGTGCGTGTCGTGGACGTCGCGCCGGACTTGGGCGCGGCATCCGTCTCCTCCGTTTTGGTGACCCGGTCCACGGGCGACCGGGCCGTCGTCGGCGGCGATGCACGCGGGGTGCTCGTCTCGGCGCCGGCATCCGAGGCGGTGAGTGAACTCGTCGAGGAGTCGGACGTGCTCCTTCTCGACGGGCATCACGCGGCCATGGCCGCGGCGTTCGCCGCGGCGGCGCAGGCCGCCGTGGTGCCGGTCGTCGTCGATGCTGGCCGCTGGAAACCGGCATTCGCCGATCTGCTCCCACACGCGACGGAGGTGGTCGCATCGGCCGACTTCCGCATGCCCGGCCACGAATCGGGTGCTGCAGTCGCCGAGCACCTCGTCGCCGAGGGTGTGCCGGTCGTCGTGAGGACCGCCGGGGCAGGGCCCGTGCGATGGCGAACGGCGACGGGCTCGGGTGAGGTGATGACGCCTGCCGTCGCCGCAGTCGATACGCTGGGCGCCGGCGACGTCTTCCACGGAGCGTACGCATACGCGGTCGCGAACGGCGTCGAGGACGTCGCATCGCGCGTCTCTTATGCAAGCGAGGTGGCGTCCGTGCGCTGCACGATGATCGGGCCGCGCAGCTGGCTCGGCGCGATCGCGACAATTTCACTTTCTCAGGGGGATGCGTGA
- a CDS encoding nucleoside/nucleotide kinase family protein yields the protein MNPLTGSSTTFAELRDRAAELASAGTRRILGITGAPGAGKSTLAMRLVAALGPELAAFVPMDGYHLSNRVLEELGRRPRKGAFDTFDSWGYASLLERLHAQAAPDGDPVVYAPQFRRDLEEPVGSAIPVHASTPLIVTEGNYLLLDRDAWPRARAVIDEVWFLCPPEDTRLSQLIARHIRFGRAPDAARERSLGSDQRNAELITSTADRADLIVELADPPAELPPHIA from the coding sequence GTGAACCCGCTCACTGGTAGCTCGACGACGTTCGCTGAACTGCGTGACCGCGCCGCAGAGTTGGCGTCAGCCGGGACGCGCCGCATCCTCGGCATCACCGGAGCCCCGGGGGCCGGTAAGTCGACCCTCGCGATGCGCCTGGTCGCCGCGCTCGGACCGGAACTGGCCGCCTTCGTGCCGATGGATGGGTACCACCTCTCCAACAGGGTGCTCGAGGAACTGGGTCGCCGACCGCGCAAGGGAGCGTTCGACACGTTCGACAGCTGGGGATACGCCAGCCTGTTGGAGAGACTGCACGCGCAGGCGGCCCCAGATGGAGATCCCGTCGTCTACGCGCCGCAGTTCCGCCGCGACCTCGAGGAGCCCGTCGGGTCGGCCATCCCCGTGCACGCGTCCACGCCGCTGATCGTGACCGAGGGGAACTACCTGCTGCTCGACCGCGACGCGTGGCCGCGGGCACGCGCGGTCATCGACGAAGTGTGGTTCCTCTGCCCGCCGGAGGACACTCGGCTGTCACAACTCATCGCACGGCATATCCGCTTCGGTCGCGCGCCCGACGCCGCGCGTGAGCGCTCGCTGGGCAGCGACCAGCGCAATGCGGAACTGATCACCTCGACCGCCGACCGAGCCGATCTCATCGTCGAGCTGGCCGACCCGCCTGCGGAACTGCCGCCGCACATCGCTTAG
- the rpsI gene encoding 30S ribosomal protein S9: MANNDSTELTNYTTESTGETAVETAPRPVLSVPGAAVGRRKQAIARVRLIPGEGKITINGRAFEDYFPNKLHQQLITDPFTVLDLTGSYDVIARIHGGGPSGQAGALRLGIARALNEIDAENNRPPLKKAGFLSRDARVKERKKAGLKKARKAPQYSKR; the protein is encoded by the coding sequence GTGGCGAACAACGACTCCACCGAACTGACCAACTACACCACCGAGAGCACGGGCGAGACCGCCGTCGAGACGGCGCCCCGCCCCGTGCTGAGCGTTCCGGGCGCGGCGGTCGGCCGTCGCAAGCAGGCCATCGCCCGCGTGCGCCTCATCCCCGGCGAGGGCAAGATCACGATCAACGGTCGTGCATTCGAGGACTACTTCCCGAACAAGCTGCACCAGCAGCTGATCACCGACCCGTTCACGGTTCTCGACCTGACCGGCTCGTACGACGTCATCGCGCGCATCCACGGCGGCGGCCCCTCGGGCCAGGCCGGCGCGCTGCGCCTGGGCATCGCCCGTGCGCTGAACGAGATCGACGCCGAGAACAACCGCCCGCCCCTCAAGAAGGCCGGCTTCCTCTCCCGCGACGCTCGCGTCAAGGAGCGCAAGAAGGCTGGTCTCAAGAAGGCCCGCAAGGCTCCTCAGTACTCGAAGCGCTGA
- a CDS encoding ATP-binding cassette domain-containing protein encodes MNETVDTPPLALQARGLVKRYGSVTAINGADFDLRKGEVLAVIGDNGAGKSSLIKALAGAVVPDAGEIRVDGEVVHFRHTGDARARGIETVYQDLAVIPALDIASNLYLGREIRRKGFMGTVLRRLDMPAMRKEASRHLQELKIGITSVNQAVETLSGGQRQGVAVSRAAAFGNGVIIMDEPTAALGVRESGQVIELIKTIRDRGIPVVLISHDMPHVFEVADRIHVHRLGRRAAVIDPTQRSMSEVVALMTGAERPTDEEAGGGA; translated from the coding sequence ATGAACGAAACTGTGGACACGCCTCCGCTCGCTCTGCAAGCGCGAGGACTCGTCAAGCGCTACGGCAGCGTCACGGCGATCAACGGCGCAGACTTCGACCTCCGGAAAGGGGAGGTACTGGCCGTCATCGGCGACAACGGTGCAGGCAAGTCGAGTCTGATCAAGGCGCTCGCCGGCGCCGTCGTCCCCGACGCCGGTGAGATCCGCGTCGACGGAGAGGTCGTGCACTTCCGTCACACCGGCGATGCGCGGGCTCGCGGCATCGAAACCGTCTACCAAGACCTCGCCGTCATCCCCGCGCTCGACATCGCCTCGAACCTCTACCTGGGTCGGGAAATCCGGCGCAAGGGGTTCATGGGCACGGTCTTGCGCCGGCTCGACATGCCGGCCATGCGCAAAGAGGCATCCCGGCACCTGCAGGAGCTGAAGATCGGGATCACGTCGGTGAATCAGGCCGTCGAGACGTTGTCAGGCGGGCAGCGGCAGGGGGTTGCCGTCTCGCGCGCTGCGGCATTCGGCAACGGCGTGATCATCATGGACGAGCCGACGGCTGCGCTGGGAGTCCGGGAGTCCGGTCAGGTGATCGAGCTGATCAAGACGATCCGCGACCGCGGCATACCCGTCGTCCTCATCAGCCATGACATGCCCCATGTGTTCGAAGTCGCCGACCGCATCCACGTGCACCGATTGGGGCGCCGGGCCGCGGTCATCGATCCCACCCAGCGCAGCATGTCGGAGGTCGTCGCGCTGATGACCGGCGCGGAACGACCGACCGACGAGGAAGCAGGCGGGGGTGCCTGA
- a CDS encoding endonuclease/exonuclease/phosphatase family protein, with protein MKLISYNLRKHRAAGELTELVDAHGADLLCLQECDTDDIPSQIGDLRLADVTHRNRLGLAVYYRVHMYQPIEVRSIGLKKSLHDRVLKPAEERMLGVRLHDIDQGRDLVVASFHAAPLTALNSLRRHQIRAALEELGEMGEKNLPALMVGDYNYPVFKEHLSQAIRDQGYELTLSDTRTYTRYRYFRGYYDFATSNGFDIDHIRTLPQGLSDHLPILVSARMTTPHVRHRPADAVA; from the coding sequence ATGAAGCTGATCTCGTATAACCTGCGCAAGCATCGGGCGGCCGGCGAGTTGACCGAACTCGTCGACGCCCATGGCGCCGATCTGCTGTGTCTGCAGGAATGCGACACCGACGACATCCCCTCCCAGATCGGCGACCTGCGACTGGCCGACGTCACGCATCGCAACCGGCTGGGGCTGGCCGTCTACTACCGCGTGCACATGTATCAGCCGATCGAGGTCCGCTCGATCGGGCTGAAGAAGTCGCTGCACGACCGGGTGCTCAAGCCTGCGGAAGAGCGGATGCTGGGGGTGCGGCTGCACGACATCGACCAGGGGCGCGACCTGGTCGTGGCGTCGTTCCACGCGGCGCCACTGACGGCGCTGAACTCGCTGCGGCGTCACCAGATCCGCGCCGCGCTCGAAGAGCTCGGCGAGATGGGCGAGAAGAACCTGCCGGCGCTCATGGTGGGCGACTACAACTACCCCGTGTTCAAGGAGCACCTCAGTCAGGCGATCCGCGACCAGGGGTATGAACTGACCCTCAGCGACACCCGCACTTACACGCGGTATCGCTACTTTCGCGGGTACTACGACTTCGCGACCTCGAACGGGTTCGACATCGACCACATCCGCACGCTGCCGCAGGGCCTGAGCGACCATCTGCCGATCCTCGTGAGCGCGCGGATGACGACGCCGCATGTACGCCACAGGCCCGCAGACGCGGTAGCCTGA
- the rplM gene encoding 50S ribosomal protein L13 has translation MTRTFTPKAGEVQREWLVIDATDVVLGRLASHAAALLRGKHKATFANHLDTGDFVVIVNAGKVALTGQKLQKKIAYRHSGYPGGLKAVNYAELLEKNPVRAVEKAVRGMLPKNSLGRQQLSKLKVYAGAEHPHAAQQPTPYIFDQVAQ, from the coding sequence GTGACGCGCACTTTCACTCCCAAGGCTGGCGAAGTCCAGCGCGAATGGCTGGTCATCGACGCCACCGACGTCGTTCTCGGCCGCCTGGCCTCGCACGCCGCCGCACTTCTGCGGGGTAAGCACAAGGCCACCTTCGCGAACCACCTCGACACCGGCGACTTCGTCGTCATCGTCAACGCCGGCAAGGTGGCCCTCACAGGCCAGAAGCTCCAGAAGAAGATCGCCTACCGCCACTCGGGTTACCCGGGCGGCCTGAAGGCTGTCAACTACGCCGAGCTGCTCGAGAAGAACCCGGTCCGCGCTGTGGAGAAGGCCGTCCGCGGCATGCTCCCCAAGAACTCGCTGGGCCGCCAGCAGCTGTCGAAGCTGAAGGTCTACGCAGGCGCCGAGCACCCGCACGCCGCGCAGCAGCCCACGCCCTACATCTTCGACCAGGTCGCCCAGTAA